Proteins from a single region of Choloepus didactylus isolate mChoDid1 chromosome 10, mChoDid1.pri, whole genome shotgun sequence:
- the LOC119505172 gene encoding olfactory receptor 14C36-like has translation MSNSTMVTEFLLTRFSDVWELRVLHAMVFLLMYLGTMMGNFLIVTITTLDKKLHMPMYFFLRNLSVLDMCYISVTVPKACVIFLLDNMVISMVGCAAQVFFVFSFACTELLFLSLMAHDRYVAICQPLHYTMIMNPQVCVQMTLSAVLSSIVYAGFHTGNTFWLSFCRSNVVHQFFCDVPSLLKLSCSETLSNEISIFISAVVVAGGCFAFITRSYTHIFSTVLKFPTRAEQRKAFSTCVPHILVVTIFVSSIAAVYMKPTSHSPMIQDMIISVFYSIVPPFLNPIIYSFRNEQIKEALKRSMKKAALFRK, from the coding sequence atgtcaaacTCCACTATGGTTACAGAATTCCTGCTCACCAGATTTTCTGATGTGTGGGAGCTTAGAGTCTTACATGCCATGGTATTCCTACTGATGTACTTGGGAACCATGATGGGCAACTTTCTTATTGTAACCATAACCACCCTTGACAAGAAACTTCACatgcccatgtacttcttccttagAAATCTGTCAGTGTTGGACATGTGTTACATTTCTGTCACTGTACCCAAGGCTTGTGTCATCTTCCTTCTTGACAACATGGTGATCTCCATGGTTGGATGTGCAGCTCAGgtcttttttgtgttttcatttgcttgtACAGAGTTACTATTCCTATCTCTCATGGCccatgaccgctatgtggccatctgccagcCCCTCCACTACACTATGATCATGAACCCTCAGGTCTGTGTCCAAATGACACTGTCAGCTGTACTCAGTAGTATAGTGTATGCAGGATTCCACACTGGCAACACATTCTGGCTGTCCTTCTGTCGGTCAAATGTGGTCCATCAGTTCTTCTGTGACGTCCCCTCTCTGCTGAAGCTCTCCTGCTCTGAAACTTTAAGCAatgaaatttcaatttttatttctgcagTGGTGGTTGCTGGTGGCTGCTTTGCCTTCATCACCAGGTCTTATACTCACATATTTTCTACTGTACTCAAGTTTCCAACCAGGGCAGAGCAAAGAAAAGCATTTTCCACCTGTGTCCCTCACATTCTTGTGGTGACCATCTTTGTCAGCTCAATTGCTGCTGTATATATGAAGCCCACCTCCCATTCACCCATGATTCAGGACATGATCATCTCTGTTTTCTATTCTATAGTCCCTCCTTTCCTGAATCCTATAATCTATAGTTTTAGAAATGAGCAAATAAAAGAGGCTTTAAAGAGAAGTATGAAAAAAGCAGCTTTATTCAGGAAGTGA